One Thomasclavelia spiroformis DSM 1552 DNA window includes the following coding sequences:
- the carB gene encoding carbamoyl-phosphate synthase large subunit, whose protein sequence is MPKREDINKVLVIGSGPIVIGQACEFDYSGTQACKALKNLGYEIVLVNSNPATIMTDPETADVTYIEPLNLKRLTQIIEKERPDALLPNLGGQSALNLCSELNQAGILDKYNVEVLGVHVDAIERGEDRLEFKKAMNELGIEMARSEVAETVEEALAIADKLGYPVVVRPAYTMGGAGGGLVYNVEELKTIVSRGLQASLVNQCLIEESILGWEELEVEVVRDANNNMITVCFIENIDPLGVHTGDSFCSAPMLTISQEVQDRLKDQAFRIVESIGVIGGTNVQFAHDPVSDRIVVIEINPRTSRSSALASKATGFPIALVSAMLAAGLTMEDIPCGKYGTLDKYVPDGDYVVIKFARWAFEKFKGAEDKLGTQMKAVGEVMSIGKTYKEAFQKAIRSLEIGRYGLGYAKNFNELSKEELLHMLATPTSERQFIMYEALRKGATVDEIYELTQIKHYFIEQMKELVEEEENIKSYKGKELPVDILKQAKQNGFSDKYLSQILGVEEKTIREERLNNGINQAWEPVHVSGTENNSYYYSTYNAQDNSDIHHDKKKIMILGGGPNRIGQGIEFDYCCVHAALALKKLGFETIIVNCNPETVSTDYDTSDKLYFEPLTLEDVLSIHEKEKPVGVIAQFGGQTPLNLAAQLKENGVNILGTTPETIDMAEDRDLFNEMMEKLEIPMPESGMAVDVEEALNIAKRIGYPLMVRPSYVLGGRGMEVVYDDESLKQYMKAAVGVTPDRPILIDRFLNNAMECEADAISDGENVFVPAVMEHIELAGIHSGDSACILPSKHISIRHLETIKEYTKKIAKEMNVRGLMNMQYAIADNKVYVLEANPRASRTVPLVSKVCNINMVKIATDIITKELTGRPSPVPNLKEKKIPHIGVKQAVFPFNMFPEVDPILGPEMRSTGEVLGLASSYGAALYKAEEGAKTILPTEGKVLISVSDLDKPEVVELAQGYYDAGFTIVATGKTYELIKENGVPVEKIKKIHEGRPNITDALTNGELALIINTPNGKQSVHDDSYIRKSAIKMKIPYMTNIAAAKASLEGIMEMKIHGSHEVKSLQEYHAGIK, encoded by the coding sequence ATGCCAAAAAGAGAAGATATTAATAAGGTATTAGTAATTGGTTCTGGACCAATTGTTATTGGTCAAGCTTGTGAGTTTGATTATTCAGGAACTCAAGCATGTAAAGCTTTAAAGAATTTAGGGTATGAAATTGTATTGGTTAATTCTAATCCAGCAACTATCATGACTGACCCTGAAACTGCTGATGTTACTTATATTGAACCATTAAATCTAAAAAGATTAACACAAATTATTGAAAAAGAAAGACCAGATGCACTTTTACCAAATTTAGGAGGTCAATCTGCATTAAATTTATGTTCTGAATTAAATCAAGCAGGAATTTTAGATAAATATAATGTAGAAGTATTAGGTGTGCATGTTGATGCGATTGAACGTGGTGAAGATCGTTTAGAGTTCAAGAAAGCAATGAATGAATTAGGGATTGAAATGGCTAGAAGTGAAGTTGCTGAAACTGTTGAAGAAGCTTTAGCAATTGCAGATAAATTAGGATATCCAGTAGTTGTACGCCCTGCTTATACTATGGGAGGTGCCGGAGGAGGACTTGTTTATAATGTTGAAGAATTAAAAACAATTGTTTCTCGTGGATTACAAGCTAGTTTAGTTAATCAATGTTTGATTGAAGAATCAATTTTAGGTTGGGAAGAGTTAGAAGTTGAAGTTGTTCGTGATGCTAATAACAATATGATTACAGTTTGCTTTATTGAAAATATCGATCCATTAGGTGTTCACACAGGTGATTCATTTTGTAGTGCGCCGATGTTGACAATTAGCCAAGAAGTACAAGATCGTTTAAAAGATCAAGCATTTAGAATTGTTGAGTCTATTGGTGTTATTGGTGGAACTAATGTTCAGTTTGCTCATGATCCAGTAAGTGATCGTATCGTTGTTATTGAAATTAATCCTAGAACTTCTCGTTCATCAGCATTAGCCTCAAAAGCAACAGGTTTTCCAATTGCGTTAGTATCGGCAATGTTGGCAGCAGGTTTAACAATGGAAGATATTCCTTGCGGTAAATATGGAACTCTAGATAAATATGTACCAGATGGTGATTATGTAGTAATTAAGTTTGCTCGTTGGGCTTTTGAAAAGTTTAAAGGAGCAGAAGATAAACTTGGTACTCAAATGAAAGCTGTTGGAGAAGTTATGAGTATCGGTAAAACATATAAAGAGGCTTTTCAAAAAGCTATTCGCTCATTAGAAATTGGGCGTTACGGATTAGGATATGCTAAAAACTTTAATGAATTATCAAAAGAAGAATTATTACATATGTTAGCAACTCCTACTAGCGAAAGACAATTTATTATGTACGAAGCATTGAGAAAAGGTGCTACTGTTGACGAAATTTATGAGTTAACACAAATTAAACATTATTTCATCGAACAAATGAAAGAATTAGTTGAAGAAGAAGAAAATATTAAATCATATAAAGGTAAAGAATTACCAGTAGATATATTAAAACAAGCTAAACAAAATGGATTTTCTGATAAATATTTAAGTCAAATTTTAGGTGTTGAAGAAAAGACAATTAGGGAAGAAAGATTGAATAATGGAATTAATCAAGCTTGGGAACCAGTTCATGTAAGTGGTACAGAAAATAATTCATATTATTATTCTACTTATAATGCACAAGATAATAGTGATATCCATCATGATAAAAAGAAAATTATGATTTTAGGCGGTGGACCAAATAGAATTGGTCAAGGGATTGAATTTGATTATTGCTGTGTACATGCAGCATTAGCATTAAAGAAATTAGGATTTGAAACAATTATTGTAAATTGTAATCCAGAAACTGTTTCTACTGATTATGATACTTCTGATAAATTATATTTTGAACCATTAACTTTAGAAGATGTTTTAAGTATTCATGAAAAAGAAAAACCAGTAGGTGTAATTGCTCAATTTGGTGGACAAACACCATTAAATTTAGCGGCTCAATTAAAAGAAAATGGAGTTAATATCTTAGGTACAACACCTGAGACAATTGATATGGCAGAAGATCGTGATTTATTCAATGAAATGATGGAAAAATTAGAAATTCCTATGCCTGAATCAGGAATGGCAGTTGATGTAGAAGAAGCATTAAATATTGCTAAAAGAATAGGGTATCCATTAATGGTAAGACCTTCATATGTATTAGGTGGACGTGGAATGGAAGTTGTTTATGATGATGAAAGTCTTAAACAATATATGAAAGCAGCAGTAGGGGTAACACCTGATCGTCCGATTTTAATTGACCGTTTCTTAAATAATGCTATGGAATGTGAAGCTGATGCTATTAGTGATGGTGAGAATGTATTTGTTCCTGCAGTTATGGAACATATCGAATTAGCGGGCATTCATTCTGGAGATTCAGCATGTATCTTACCATCTAAACATATTTCTATTCGTCATTTGGAAACAATTAAAGAATATACTAAAAAAATTGCAAAAGAAATGAATGTTCGTGGTTTAATGAACATGCAATATGCAATTGCAGATAATAAAGTATATGTATTAGAAGCTAATCCAAGAGCATCTAGAACAGTTCCTTTAGTATCTAAAGTATGTAATATTAATATGGTTAAGATTGCTACTGATATTATTACTAAAGAATTAACTGGACGTCCTTCACCAGTGCCAAATTTAAAAGAAAAGAAAATACCACATATTGGAGTTAAACAAGCTGTATTCCCATTTAATATGTTCCCAGAAGTAGATCCAATTTTAGGACCTGAAATGCGTTCAACAGGAGAAGTTTTAGGACTTGCTAGTTCATATGGTGCAGCTTTATATAAAGCTGAAGAAGGTGCGAAAACTATTTTGCCAACAGAAGGTAAAGTATTAATTAGCGTTAGCGATTTAGATAAACCTGAAGTTGTTGAATTAGCACAAGGATATTATGATGCTGGATTTACAATTGTTGCAACTGGTAAAACATATGAATTAATTAAAGAAAATGGTGTACCAGTTGAAAAAATTAAAAAAATTCATGAAGGAAGACCAAATATAACAGATGCTCTTACAAATGGAGAATTAGCATTAATTATTAATACTCCAAATGGTAAACAAAGTGTTCATGATGATAGTTATATTCGTAAATCAGCAATTAAAATGAAAATACCATATATGACTAATATTGCAGCTGCAAAAGCTTCATTAGAAGGTATTATGGAAATGAAAATTCATGGTAGTCATGAAGTTAAATCTTTACAAGAATATCATGCTGGAATTAAATAA
- a CDS encoding DUF1003 domain-containing protein: MKNLTNSNIVKEIIENVKDDMQNEEIIHLVLEKQISHYDHQNITRGQKIADNIAKFGGSWYFIITFVILLISWMIYNQFSKNSLDPYPFILLNLILSCLSALQAPIIMMSQNRQEQIDRQRNENDYKVNLKTEIIIQDLHNKLDIILEELEKINN; encoded by the coding sequence ATGAAAAATTTAACAAATAGTAACATAGTCAAAGAAATTATTGAAAACGTTAAAGATGATATGCAAAATGAAGAAATCATTCATCTTGTTCTTGAAAAACAAATTTCACATTATGACCACCAAAATATTACTCGAGGACAAAAAATTGCTGATAATATTGCTAAATTTGGTGGCAGTTGGTATTTCATTATAACCTTTGTCATTTTATTAATTAGTTGGATGATTTATAATCAATTTTCTAAAAATAGTTTAGACCCCTATCCTTTTATACTATTAAATTTGATCCTTTCTTGTTTATCTGCTCTTCAAGCGCCTATTATTATGATGTCACAAAATCGCCAAGAACAAATTGATCGACAAAGAAATGAAAATGACTATAAAGTAAATCTAAAAACAGAAATTATTATTCAAGACCTTCATAATAAATTAGATATAATATTAGAAGAATTAGAAAAAATAAATAATTAA
- a CDS encoding glycoside hydrolase family 25 protein, with the protein MKYKFFYFLSLSIIIFSCSLYYKQYLPNYLNHSIVMLLVIMFFYLFIFLNKHKRKLTKIISLVLSICLFFFSFAIFSHNDKLSTDGKYIGIDISKWNKEVNLQLASQEIDYVIIRCGYTSLSDGKKTKEDPYFKQNLKQCEELSIPYGIYYYSLARDENQAKKEANFVTNLLNNKIPPLGVFLDLEDEKFQGDLTNNELTTVATTFLENIPNQNKKGIYANHHWWSTKLTDPQLDKYIKWKARYNDKPTLEEEYAILQYSQTGSIKGIIGNVDLNIVANKYW; encoded by the coding sequence ATGAAATACAAATTTTTCTATTTTTTATCATTAAGCATCATAATATTTTCTTGTTCGCTTTATTATAAACAATATTTACCTAACTATTTGAATCACAGTATTGTAATGTTATTAGTTATCATGTTTTTTTATTTATTTATTTTTTTAAATAAACATAAACGAAAATTGACCAAAATAATTTCGTTAGTATTATCAATTTGCTTATTTTTCTTTTCTTTTGCAATTTTCAGTCACAATGATAAATTATCTACAGATGGTAAATATATTGGAATTGATATATCCAAATGGAACAAAGAAGTAAATTTACAATTAGCTAGCCAAGAAATAGACTATGTAATTATTCGCTGTGGTTATACTTCTTTAAGTGACGGTAAAAAAACTAAAGAAGATCCATATTTTAAACAAAATTTAAAACAATGTGAAGAATTATCTATTCCTTATGGAATTTATTACTATTCACTTGCTAGGGATGAAAACCAAGCAAAAAAGGAAGCTAATTTTGTAACTAATCTATTAAATAATAAAATTCCCCCTCTAGGTGTATTTCTTGATTTAGAAGATGAGAAATTTCAGGGTGATTTAACAAATAATGAATTAACTACAGTAGCTACAACTTTTTTAGAAAATATTCCTAATCAAAATAAAAAAGGTATTTATGCAAATCATCATTGGTGGTCTACTAAACTTACAGATCCACAATTAGATAAATACATAAAATGGAAAGCTCGTTATAATGATAAACCAACATTAGAAGAAGAATATGCTATTTTACAATATAGTCAAACCGGTAGTATTAAAGGAATTATTGGCAATGTCGATTTAAATATTGTTGCTAATAAATATTGGTAG
- the ilvA gene encoding threonine ammonia-lyase, with product MLKLEDFKAAKKRVDEVIDETRLIHSEAFSNECGNDVYIKPENLQKTGAFKIRGAYNKIIKLDDDAKMKGLIASSAGNHAQGVAYAAKKLGVKATICMPAHTPLIKVEATKAHGAKVVLHGEVYDEAYAKAVELQKKEGYTFIHPFDDEDIIEGQGTIALEILEELPDTDVILVPIGGGGLIAGIACAAKQINPNVKIYGVEPEGAASALAAIHEDQVVTLAEANTIADGTAVKTIGSKTFEYIKKYVDGIITVNDYELMDAFLLLVEKHKLVAEGSGILSLAGLKKLYEKNKKVVSLVSGGNIDVLTISSMINKGLISRGRIFTFSVQLPDKPGQLELVSKVLNQCNANVIAVDHNQFKNFARFSEVELRVTVETNGNSHIQTIIDEFAKLGYNIIKIN from the coding sequence ATGTTAAAATTAGAAGATTTTAAAGCTGCAAAAAAAAGAGTTGATGAGGTAATTGATGAAACAAGATTAATTCACAGTGAGGCATTTTCAAATGAATGTGGGAATGATGTTTATATAAAACCAGAAAACTTACAAAAAACAGGAGCTTTTAAAATTCGTGGGGCATATAATAAAATTATTAAATTAGATGATGATGCTAAAATGAAAGGTTTGATTGCTTCTTCAGCAGGAAATCATGCTCAGGGGGTAGCTTATGCGGCTAAAAAATTAGGAGTTAAAGCAACTATTTGTATGCCTGCACATACACCGCTAATAAAGGTAGAAGCAACAAAAGCTCATGGAGCTAAAGTTGTTTTACATGGAGAAGTTTATGATGAAGCATACGCAAAAGCTGTAGAACTTCAAAAAAAAGAGGGATATACATTTATTCATCCCTTTGATGATGAAGATATTATTGAAGGACAAGGAACTATTGCATTAGAAATTTTAGAAGAGTTACCTGATACTGATGTAATATTAGTACCAATTGGTGGCGGTGGTTTAATTGCAGGAATTGCTTGTGCAGCAAAACAAATTAATCCAAATGTAAAAATCTATGGTGTTGAACCAGAGGGAGCAGCTAGTGCACTTGCAGCAATTCATGAAGATCAGGTGGTTACTTTAGCAGAAGCTAATACGATTGCTGATGGAACGGCTGTTAAAACTATTGGTAGTAAAACTTTTGAATATATTAAAAAATATGTTGATGGAATTATTACAGTTAATGACTATGAATTAATGGATGCTTTTCTTTTATTAGTTGAAAAACATAAATTAGTAGCTGAAGGCTCAGGTATTTTATCTTTAGCTGGATTAAAGAAATTATATGAAAAAAATAAAAAGGTTGTTTCTCTAGTTAGTGGCGGAAATATTGATGTGTTAACGATTTCTTCTATGATTAATAAGGGGTTAATTTCTAGAGGAAGAATATTTACTTTTTCAGTACAATTACCAGATAAGCCTGGACAATTGGAATTAGTATCAAAAGTATTAAATCAGTGTAATGCTAATGTTATTGCTGTTGATCATAATCAATTTAAAAACTTTGCTCGTTTTTCAGAAGTAGAATTAAGAGTTACTGTGGAAACAAATGGAAATTCACATATTCAAACAATTATTGATGAATTTGCTAAATTAGGATATAATATTATAAAAATTAACTAA
- a CDS encoding DUF4250 domain-containing protein gives MLPNDINMLVSFLNTKLRDDDMSLEHLLEINDINLNEFMTRLDRNGYFFDENNNQIKAK, from the coding sequence GTGTTACCAAATGATATTAATATGTTAGTTAGTTTTTTAAACACTAAATTGCGCGATGATGATATGTCTTTAGAGCATTTGTTAGAGATAAATGATATAAATTTAAATGAGTTTATGACACGTTTAGATAGAAATGGATATTTTTTTGATGAAAATAATAATCAAATAAAAGCAAAATAG
- a CDS encoding Cof-type HAD-IIB family hydrolase, which translates to MTYKLIALDLDGTLKSSKKQILLKTKTILQELAKKGIVIVLASGRPTAGMYNEANELKLDKLGGYLLSFNGAKVINYQNKKIIYQNVYDASIAHNVYDRAKEFNLAAMTYTDELILTEDDYDEYVLIESDINHMPIKHIDDFKKTVNFSVNKVLLTGKPDYVESILDDFKVPFEDTLSIYRSTPFFIEVMGKNIDKAASLQRLIEHLGIKQDEVICFGDGYNDLTMIKFAGLGVAMANSVDDVKKYADYVTLSNDEEGIYECLKILSEKGEI; encoded by the coding sequence ATGACTTATAAATTAATTGCATTAGATTTAGATGGAACTTTAAAAAGTAGTAAAAAGCAAATTTTGCTTAAAACTAAAACTATACTTCAAGAATTGGCTAAGAAAGGAATTGTAATTGTTTTAGCATCTGGAAGGCCAACTGCAGGTATGTATAATGAGGCAAATGAATTAAAGTTAGATAAACTTGGAGGATATTTATTATCATTTAATGGCGCTAAAGTAATCAATTATCAAAATAAGAAAATTATTTATCAAAATGTATATGATGCAAGTATTGCTCATAATGTTTATGATCGTGCTAAAGAATTTAATTTAGCAGCAATGACTTATACTGATGAATTAATTCTTACAGAAGATGATTATGATGAATATGTACTTATTGAAAGTGATATAAACCATATGCCAATTAAGCACATAGATGATTTTAAAAAGACAGTTAATTTTTCTGTAAATAAAGTATTATTAACAGGAAAACCTGATTATGTTGAAAGTATATTGGATGATTTTAAAGTTCCGTTTGAAGATACTTTAAGTATTTATCGATCAACACCATTCTTTATTGAAGTAATGGGAAAAAATATTGATAAAGCTGCTTCTTTGCAAAGATTAATTGAACATCTTGGAATTAAACAAGATGAAGTAATTTGTTTTGGTGATGGTTATAATGATTTAACAATGATTAAATTTGCTGGTTTAGGAGTAGCAATGGCAAATTCGGTTGATGATGTAAAAAAATATGCTGATTATGTTACTTTATCTAATGATGAAGAAGGTATATATGAATGTTTAAAAATATTAAGTGAAAAGGGTGAGATATAG
- a CDS encoding rhomboid family intramembrane serine protease gives MVTNLIIIISIIIFIIINFVDKSDDKISLAIKYGAFYMPRIEVKKEYWRFLTANFVHVDLIHIFMNIYCIYYLGGKFFEPLLGTWQYIYLVLISCLASSGACYYQSKKFISAYNTITLGASGIFYGYLGAMIALGFFVGGGFYTILQSYMYIIVINLAFTLLNNRISKFGHLGGLIGGFLAMTMLIICKNLFN, from the coding sequence ATGGTAACAAATTTGATTATAATCATTTCAATAATTATATTTATAATTATAAATTTTGTAGATAAAAGTGATGATAAAATTTCTTTAGCTATTAAATATGGGGCTTTTTATATGCCAAGAATAGAGGTAAAAAAAGAATATTGGCGTTTTTTAACGGCTAATTTTGTACATGTTGATTTAATTCATATTTTTATGAATATTTATTGTATTTATTATTTAGGTGGAAAATTTTTTGAACCACTTTTAGGAACATGGCAATATATATATTTAGTTCTAATTAGCTGTCTTGCTTCTAGTGGAGCATGCTATTATCAAAGTAAAAAATTTATAAGTGCGTATAATACGATAACTTTAGGGGCAAGTGGTATTTTCTATGGATATTTAGGAGCAATGATAGCTTTAGGTTTTTTTGTTGGCGGTGGCTTTTATACAATATTACAGTCATATATGTATATTATAGTTATTAACCTGGCTTTTACTTTATTAAATAATCGTATTTCTAAATTTGGCCATTTGGGTGGTTTAATTGGTGGATTTTTAGCAATGACAATGCTGATTATATGTAAAAATTTATTCAATTAA
- a CDS encoding immunoglobulin-like domain-containing protein, with amino-acid sequence MKNRIIAIVLVFFTLINTVLIVCSFNITPLTIKRDTFIYEYGSEISTAPQDYINANETILSQVVLNFSQLKNEVGKYKVSAVYLGVEYPFYIKIVDTTKPVATLKAVTFNVKLNTKIYAIDLIEEVEDNSEYKAYFKGEDDDKEAYKIFDTKGSYVENIIVEDKFGNQSATLRVKIVAGQNGNNPTLTGIDNIEILKGSDFDALEGVEATDGSGNNITKDIKILKNNVNTDEVGEYEVIYSITNDKGHTLQRTRRVKVIKSRG; translated from the coding sequence ATGAAAAATCGAATAATTGCAATTGTACTAGTGTTTTTTACTTTAATTAATACAGTTTTGATTGTTTGTTCATTTAATATCACACCTTTGACAATCAAACGGGATACTTTTATATACGAATATGGAAGTGAAATATCTACTGCACCACAAGATTATATAAATGCTAATGAAACAATTTTGTCGCAAGTTGTATTAAATTTTTCACAATTAAAAAATGAAGTAGGTAAATATAAGGTTTCTGCAGTATACTTAGGTGTAGAATATCCATTCTATATAAAAATTGTTGATACTACTAAACCTGTTGCTACATTAAAGGCGGTTACATTTAATGTGAAATTAAATACAAAAATTTATGCGATTGATCTAATTGAAGAAGTTGAAGATAACTCAGAATATAAAGCTTACTTTAAAGGTGAGGATGATGATAAAGAAGCATATAAAATATTTGATACAAAAGGATCATATGTAGAAAATATTATTGTTGAAGATAAATTTGGTAATCAGTCTGCGACACTAAGGGTAAAAATTGTTGCTGGCCAAAATGGAAATAATCCTACTTTGACCGGAATTGATAATATTGAAATTTTAAAAGGTAGTGATTTTGATGCTTTAGAAGGAGTTGAAGCAACTGATGGTAGTGGTAATAACATTACAAAGGATATTAAAATTTTAAAGAATAATGTTAATACTGATGAGGTTGGTGAATATGAAGTCATATATTCTATAACTAATGACAAAGGTCATACGTTACAAAGGACTAGAAGAGTAAAAGTTATTAAATCTAGAGGGTAA
- the gltX gene encoding glutamate--tRNA ligase, translating into MKKVRVRYAPSPTGHLHIGGARTALFNYLFAKHYDGDFIFRLEDTDIERNIEGGEANQLDNLAWLGIVPDESPLNPKDEYAPYRQMERLDIYRKYTQELLDRGLAYKCFCTPEELEAEHDRQVNAGIAPMYNRKCRDLSPEEVAKKEAAGIPYTIRIKVPTGKTYEFDDMIRGHVSFESDDIGDWVLVKANGIPTYNYAVVIDDHTMDITHVFRGEEHLSNTPKQLMIYDMFGWTAPTYGHMTLIVNEQRKKLSKRDESIMQFVSQYKEEGYLPDAMFNFMALLGWSPEGEQEIFTKEELIKEFSEKRLSKSPSMFDKDKLTWVNNRYIKERSLEDIVALCLPYLKEAYDLSDKNDEWINMLVATYHDQLSYGKEIVKLVDLFFNDELNLDDEAKEFMKDESIPNTLKVFKEQLLGLSDFSKENIQACIKATQKEAKVKGKMLYMPLRIATTGIMHGPDLASSICLLGKEKVLSRLEQF; encoded by the coding sequence ATGAAAAAAGTAAGAGTAAGATATGCTCCTAGTCCTACTGGTCATTTACATATAGGTGGAGCTAGAACAGCATTATTTAATTATTTATTTGCAAAACATTATGATGGTGATTTTATTTTTAGATTAGAAGATACTGATATAGAAAGAAATATTGAAGGTGGTGAAGCTAACCAATTAGATAATTTAGCATGGCTTGGAATTGTTCCTGATGAGTCACCATTAAATCCTAAAGATGAATACGCACCATATCGACAAATGGAGCGATTAGATATTTATCGTAAATATACGCAAGAATTACTAGATCGTGGATTAGCATATAAATGTTTTTGTACACCTGAAGAATTAGAAGCTGAACATGATCGCCAAGTAAATGCTGGAATTGCACCGATGTATAACCGCAAATGTCGAGATTTATCACCAGAAGAAGTAGCTAAAAAAGAAGCTGCTGGTATTCCATATACTATTAGGATTAAAGTTCCTACTGGAAAGACTTATGAATTCGATGATATGATTCGTGGACATGTTTCATTTGAATCTGATGATATAGGTGATTGGGTTTTAGTTAAAGCAAATGGTATACCAACTTATAATTATGCAGTTGTTATAGATGATCATACAATGGATATTACACATGTATTTAGAGGTGAAGAACATTTAAGTAATACACCGAAACAATTAATGATTTATGATATGTTTGGATGGACTGCACCAACATATGGACATATGACATTGATCGTTAATGAACAAAGAAAAAAATTATCAAAACGTGATGAAAGTATTATGCAATTTGTTTCTCAATATAAAGAAGAGGGATATTTACCAGATGCAATGTTTAACTTTATGGCATTATTAGGGTGGTCTCCTGAAGGGGAACAAGAAATTTTTACTAAAGAAGAACTAATTAAGGAATTTAGTGAAAAGAGATTATCAAAGTCACCATCTATGTTTGATAAAGATAAATTAACATGGGTAAATAATCGATATATTAAAGAAAGATCATTAGAAGATATTGTAGCTTTATGTTTACCGTATTTAAAAGAAGCTTATGATTTATCTGATAAAAATGATGAATGGATTAATATGTTGGTTGCAACTTATCATGATCAATTATCTTATGGTAAAGAAATTGTTAAATTAGTTGATTTGTTTTTTAATGATGAGTTGAACTTAGATGATGAAGCTAAGGAATTTATGAAAGATGAAAGTATTCCTAATACATTAAAGGTGTTTAAGGAGCAGTTATTAGGGTTAAGTGATTTTAGTAAAGAAAATATACAAGCTTGTATAAAAGCAACACAAAAAGAGGCTAAAGTTAAAGGTAAAATGTTATATATGCCTTTACGAATTGCAACTACAGGTATTATGCATGGGCCTGATTTAGCAAGTTCAATCTGCTTATTAGGTAAAGAAAAAGTATTGTCAAGACTAGAACAGTTTTAA
- the ispF gene encoding 2-C-methyl-D-erythritol 2,4-cyclodiphosphate synthase, whose product MYRIGQSIDIHQLVSGRKLILGGVEINHELGLLGHSDADVLCHSIIESIIGALGLGDIGKHFSDTDERYRGISSLVLLEKTYEIMDERGYEISNLDAIILIEKPKMAPYIQKMKENISEVLKCDIANINIKATRGEKLGFIGNEEGAVSQCVVMLKKKGI is encoded by the coding sequence ATGTATCGAATTGGACAATCGATTGATATTCACCAGTTAGTCTCTGGAAGAAAGTTAATTTTAGGTGGTGTAGAAATAAATCATGAGTTAGGATTACTTGGCCATAGTGATGCTGATGTTTTATGTCATTCAATTATTGAAAGTATTATTGGAGCTTTAGGTTTGGGTGATATAGGCAAGCATTTTAGTGATACGGATGAACGATATCGAGGAATTAGTTCATTAGTATTGTTAGAAAAGACATATGAAATTATGGATGAACGAGGATATGAAATAAGTAATCTTGATGCAATTATTTTGATTGAAAAACCTAAAATGGCACCATATATCCAGAAAATGAAAGAAAATATTAGTGAAGTTTTAAAATGTGATATTGCTAATATTAATATTAAAGCAACACGTGGAGAAAAACTTGGTTTTATCGGTAATGAAGAGGGAGCCGTATCTCAATGTGTAGTTATGTTGAAAAAGAAAGGAATTTAA